Part of the Kamptonema formosum PCC 6407 genome, TCTTCTGGGACAATATCTAGTAATTTGTTGAGGTCGTCTGTAATCTGCATTCGCCTCGATACTATTAGTTGCTAGTTGCTAGTTGTTAGTTAATGGTTAACTGTTAACCGTTAACAGTTAACCAATTCCCTTAATTTGTGAAACTAAGGAATGAGCTAAACTTACAGCTTGCCAGAGCAGGTTGGGTTCGGCTTCGAGCGTAGCTGCAAGAGGTATTTGAGCTGTGAGGGCTGGCGGTGCGTTCTTGCCAGGAATAGCCTTGGCTCTTTCTATTTGCCTTGTTTCTAACTGTTCCAAGATTGGTGACAGCAAGACGCGGGCATAACTACCGTAAGCTACACCTGCAATGTAGGTTTTGGAATTGGGGATTTGGGGTTTGGGATTGTGAATTTGGTTTACAGATTCTGGAGCTGATTCTGTATTTCCCGATTCCAAATCGAAAGTCGGCAATCTCACATTCACGAGTCCAGCAGCTTTTAATTTGCTAACGGTGCGATCGTTCGTTCCGCCTGCAAGTTGTACGTATCCTGGTAATTTAGCTGCTAATACTTTCTCGCCGAGTTTAATGGCGGCTCTAGTCGCTCCTGCCCCAATGTCTCCGCTCATTGGCCGACCATCAGTTTGCCAAATTAGGGGACAAGGAAGGGGGGAAACTATGTTATAGAGTGTCCGTAGGTAGTCGATTAAACCTTCTCCGTCGGGGCAGCTAATGGCGATCAGTTGGAGTTGGGAGATATGGGGGGATATGCTAGACCAGAGCCGCGCAAAGTCTTTTTCTCTCCCTATTTGAGTGTGAATTTCTATTGCGTCTGCACCGGCTTGCAACACTAAAGGCGCGATCGCAGCGGGTGCGGATACGTAAGAACGAGTGAAAATTAGCTGGCTGGGGCAAATCGGGAGACATCGACCGCAACCATAGCATCGCTGGTCAAGAACGCCTGAGAACTCCGCGCCACTATCTTCAAAGACAATGGCAACGGCCGGACAAACTTTTTCACAGGGCCGCCAGCAATCCGTGGGACAATGAGCTGGGTTGAATTCGGCTTTGCGAAAATGCGGGTCTTCGCCATCGTTTAAGCTCACCATTAGCAGGGGTAAACCTTGAAACCCAAAATTTCGGGTGCGGGCCTCGGTTCCTAGATAGGAGGACACTTGTAGGGCCGATCGCGCCGCTGCGATCGCGGCGGGGTCTGCGGCCACGTCGATACAGTCAGCGCCCGCTAGGGTGTAAGCCAAGGTTAGATTCCGAACCGCAGGCAAATGTTGGTAACTGGCTCCGCAAATCAATTTGAACCAGTGGCCGTCTTGCAGTGAATTTAGAGGATGGTAGCGATCTATCACCCTTATATGCTAATGCTTTGTGCAAAAATTTGGGAGAACTCTAGCAACTAAAGTTGTTAATTAGGACTTACACACCCAACCACAGAAACCGGGTTTTTTGAGGAAAATACTTCGCCCGTACCCACATACGATCTCAAAAACCCGGTTTCTAGGGCCATGAGCGTAAGTCCTGTTTTAGGATTGCCGTAGCGATCGATGTCCCACCGCTGTTGGGCGCAGTTAAGGATACCCCACTTGACGGGGGCGTTACAGTTCCTGGCAAACTAAGCGTAAGTGGTCTGCAACTTCTTGGTTGATACCTAATTTACGGTTTCTACGATCTTAGTTTGTACTTGCAGCCAGACGATAAAAGTAGTTCCTTTTTTGATATCATTCTTTCTAATTCCCACAGGCAACCACTCTGGTTTGATAGGGGAAAATGCTTGTATTTTACCTTGCATTTGGTGGACTAAATCTTGGGCGATCGCTAAACCCAATCCCGTACCTGGAATCTCTGTCTGTGCCTTTTCTCCCCGGTAGTGCCGCTCAAACAAATGCTCTAAATCTTGTGGTGGAATCCCCGAACCACTATCACTAATTCCAATGCCAACTAAGGGCGAATTAGCTATAGATAATTTGGGGTTTTGATTATTTCTGTCTTCTACTTTGACTTTAATATAAATCTGTCTTCCAGCCTGAGTATATTTCAAGGCATTATCAAGTAAATTACTCAAAACTTCCCGCAAGGCTTTGGCGTTAGCTTGCACTAGGGGTAAATTATTGGGAATCTCTGCTTGTAGTTTTAAGTGGCGTTCATCTGCGATCGCACGAGCTGACTCTAACAGGGGATTTAAAACTTCGGCAACGGAACAAGGCTCCGAAAAATTAGCCGCAGGTAATAGCTCAACAGCGGGAAACTCTGAAATTTCAACCAGGCGAGAGTTTTGAATCTTTTCGCTTTTGCTTGTTGGCTCCAATTGGCTCGGTAGTATCAAATTTTTCTCGCCGATGTCAACAGTGCGATCGATCTGTTGTAGCAACTCCGAAAGGCGATCGCTCTCGCGAACAATGCTGACGGCTACTTCTCGATTTTTGTCTTCTACCAATAACCGTTTCATCAACAGCTTACCAAATGTTCGCAAGGCTGTCAGCGGACTTTTAAACTGGTGTAGCAAGTTGTGCATCGTATCGTACTGCTGAAGTTGTAGCTGCTGCTGTTGGCCCGCTTGCTGCTGCATCCACTGCGATCGTTGATCTAAAACGCAGGCGATC contains:
- the ldpA gene encoding circadian clock protein LdpA: MIDRYHPLNSLQDGHWFKLICGASYQHLPAVRNLTLAYTLAGADCIDVAADPAAIAAARSALQVSSYLGTEARTRNFGFQGLPLLMVSLNDGEDPHFRKAEFNPAHCPTDCWRPCEKVCPAVAIVFEDSGAEFSGVLDQRCYGCGRCLPICPSQLIFTRSYVSAPAAIAPLVLQAGADAIEIHTQIGREKDFARLWSSISPHISQLQLIAISCPDGEGLIDYLRTLYNIVSPLPCPLIWQTDGRPMSGDIGAGATRAAIKLGEKVLAAKLPGYVQLAGGTNDRTVSKLKAAGLVNVRLPTFDLESGNTESAPESVNQIHNPKPQIPNSKTYIAGVAYGSYARVLLSPILEQLETRQIERAKAIPGKNAPPALTAQIPLAATLEAEPNLLWQAVSLAHSLVSQIKGIG
- a CDS encoding GAF domain-containing sensor histidine kinase, with product MPASSEFVTLCRSQVGLIASLGATFSVVYLTEELASGGAAKLIPIVAYPETSVEWEENQGWTLWSQQEMEAVNPTPRLLSPEIPVKKLPAIPAIAPDYLEGVDCNSEREERQENDWQQPQIVLPLLHEGVMMGLLVSGRKDRSWNEREEAQMQRIAHSLAIACVLDQRSQWMQQQAGQQQQLQLQQYDTMHNLLHQFKSPLTALRTFGKLLMKRLLVEDKNREVAVSIVRESDRLSELLQQIDRTVDIGEKNLILPSQLEPTSKSEKIQNSRLVEISEFPAVELLPAANFSEPCSVAEVLNPLLESARAIADERHLKLQAEIPNNLPLVQANAKALREVLSNLLDNALKYTQAGRQIYIKVKVEDRNNQNPKLSIANSPLVGIGISDSGSGIPPQDLEHLFERHYRGEKAQTEIPGTGLGLAIAQDLVHQMQGKIQAFSPIKPEWLPVGIRKNDIKKGTTFIVWLQVQTKIVETVN